Proteins found in one Plectropomus leopardus isolate mb chromosome 9, YSFRI_Pleo_2.0, whole genome shotgun sequence genomic segment:
- the LOC121948099 gene encoding basic salivary proline-rich protein 3-like gives MMTARFFSGASLFALLIVDICCLPVNKKGFNPGAGSNSGPTKGVAQPSHPAAPQPGASVPQPAAHSGPAPSVGSGSASGPSFSGYRDASVGPNPAVSTAALQPAPHNFKWFVAPPSFPSEREEMPTAVRAVASSKPQHVSPPRPVYQAGELSHYEHNFEHGNYEGETEELGSLPPPPPPPYAMDEEPTPEGYTSEPRPDPNMGAGYWLPYPYDMMFLTGQYPPGTYTHSSSSYEQGRDHWQDDHYVRYHDPYSGPAQQMVIPTGDSAALESYEDPNTPVMAGYGQGGSYGGFWAARPQPSCWSQREGWILKCGSLQCEQISD, from the exons ATGATGACTGCACGTTTCTTCTCAGG GGCCTCCCTCTTTGCTCTGCTGATTGTGGACATCTGCTGCCTTCCTGTTAATAAGAAAG GCTTCAATCCTGGTGCTGGGTCAAACAGTGGTCCCACTAAAGGCGTAGCACAGCCATCTCATCCGGCTGCACCACAGCCGGGGGCCAGTGTCCCTCAGCCTGCAGCACACAGCGGACCGGCACCGTCTGTTGGGTCTGGTTCTGCTTCTGGACCTTCTTTCTCAGGATACAGGGATGCTTCAGTGGGACCAAACCCTGCTGTCTCTACTGCTGCTCTTCAACCTGCTCCACACA ATTTCAAGTGGTTTGTTGCACCTCCCAGTTTCCCTTCTGAGCGTGAGGAAATGCCCACTGCAGTACGCGCCGTTGCTTCCAGTAAACCTCAGCATGTGAGTCCACCACGACCAGTGTACCAGGCTGGAGAGTTGTCCCACTATGAGCACAACTTTGAGCATGGCAACTATGAGGGCGAGACTGAGGAACTTGgctcacttcctcctcctcctccaccaccttaTGCCATGGATGAAGAGCCTACTCCAGAAGGCTACACCAGTGAACCTCGGCCAGACCCCAACATGGGTGCAGGTTATTGGCTCCCTTATCCTTACGACATGATGTTCCTGACTGGCCAGTATCCTCCAGGCACATACACTCACTCCAGCAGCAGCTACGAGCAGGGCAGAGACCACTGGCAAGACGATCACTATGTGAGATACCACGATCCCTACTCCGGTCCTGCACAGCAGATGGTGATCCCCACTGGTGACTCTGCAGCCCTTGAGAGCTATGAGGATCCCAACACACCTGTGATGGCTGGTTACGGACAAGGTGGCTCCTATGGAGGCTTTTGGGCAGCCAGGCCACAGCCAAGCTGTTGGTCACAGCGTGAAG GGTGGATACTAAAATGTGGATCCCTACAGTGTGAACAGATTTCTGATTAA